A DNA window from Pungitius pungitius chromosome 1, fPunPun2.1, whole genome shotgun sequence contains the following coding sequences:
- the si:ch211-167b20.8 gene encoding protein phosphatase 1 regulatory subunit 3A isoform X1 — MSFLSIPSQEGLFATIRTGKSAEEAGSRSHLDDGVRHDHEDDDDDNDDDDEDDDDNGEDVRLIPRCSPVPRKRGHSIYDETAEYMRIQVALPAGKKRVFFADTTGGDLVEVKEFVAFDSDDDEEESARWEEEEAKYRKQVREPSYRVRPEFDAPAGGALLRAVRSNKVEVEQMSPSENEPLAFGGVIRVLNVSFHKAVYIRSTMDNWASHYDHPAEYVQGSHDGTTDQFSFRLSFAPPYTTHGSRIEFVVRYETSEGDYWANNSSMNYGVTLLVSYEDEMAPTNNNTLQQVKGILRPPKVYSINDVFNSQDEPEKDDDEARPPGTGLRRPAGVCPTIVQPEIDIEIAVHRFGPRVPPNQELPSADGPPPAHTAPPGERFPPASPKTTLQTDSSFVLCATEPLQPNKSQPLPRPHWELGNQTPQVPVDASACAPLSASTPSWRRGPRPRSDGCRTGAEETPPSEASGSHLPPAEANLQPTTGEDHLCRVAGLSEGSTGSAAAGRRRCGEQHPPPPTPELSFGRDDEEEEEEDAPQSSPDTLLLSLLLLENPPDSSSEGSETRCEHDANLMPCVVFLGAVVCLSVALQEPGVLFIIGLLWVLHWF, encoded by the exons atgtcttttttatcCATACCGAGTCAAGAGGGCCTTTTTGCCACGATCAGAACCGGCAAATCAGCAGAGGAGGCGGGCAGTAGGTCCCACCTGGACGACGGCGTCCGCCACGACCAtgaggacgacgacgatgacaatgatgatgatgatgaagacgacgacgacaacggcGAGGACGTGCGCCTCATCCCGAGATGCTCCCCGGTGCCCAGGAAGCGCGGCCACTCCATCTACGACGAGACCGCGGAGTACATGCGCATCCAGGTCGCGCTGCCCGCCGGGAAAAAAAGGGTGTTTTTCGCCGACACAACAGGTGGggacctggtggaggtgaaggaGTTCGTCGCCTTCGACTCGgacgacgacgaagaggagAGCGCCaggtgggaggaagaggaggcgaagTATCGAAAGCAAGTGCGGGAACCGAGCTACCGCGTGCGGCCGGAGTTTGACGCGCCCGCCGGCGGCGCCCTGCTGCGCGCGGTGCGCTCCAAtaaggtggaggtggagcagaTGTCTCCCTCAGAGAATGAGCCACTGGCCTTCGGCGGGGTGATCCGGGTCCTGAACGTCTCTTTCCACAAAGCAGTTTACATCCGATCCACCATGGACAACTGGGCTTCTCACTACGACCACCCAGCAGAGTATGTCCAGGGGTCCCACGATGGCACCACTGACCAGTTCTCCTTCAGGCTGTCTTTTGCGCCTCCTTACACCACACACGGCTCTCGCATTGAGTTTGTTGTCCGCTATGAAACCTCAGAAGGTGATTACTGGGCTAATAACTCCTCTATGAATTATGGGGTCACTCTGCTCGTCTCCTACGAAGACGAAATGGCTCCGACGAACAACAACACCTTGCAGCAAGTTAAAGGCATCCTGAGACCGCCAAAAGTTTACAG cATCAATGATGTCTTCAATTCGCAGGATGAGCCGGAGAAGGATGACG ACGAAGCGCGGCCCCCCGGGACGGGACTCCGCAGGCCGGCGGGGGTCTGCCCAACCATCGTGCAGCCCGAGATCGACATCGAG ATTGCGGTTCACCGGTTTGGTCCCCGCGTCCCACCGAACCAGGAGCTCCCATCTGCTGACGGCCCGCCGCCTGCTCACACCGCCCCCCCAGGTGAACGATTCCCTCCCGCATCTCCCAAAACCACACTTCAAACAGATTCATCCTTTGTGCTCTGTGCCACAGAACCGCTCCAGCCAAATAAGTCCCAGCCTTTACCCAGACCTCACTGGGAATTAGGCAACCAAACGCCACAGGTGCCCGTGGACGCTAGCGCCTGCGCGCCGCTGTCGGCTTCAACTCCCTCCTGGCGGCGCGGGCCGAGGCCGCGATCAGACGGCTGCCGGACCGGCGCAgaggaaacccccccctctGAAGCCTCGGGCAGTCACCTCCCCCCCGCAGAGGCAAATCTGCAGCCAACAACGGGAGAGGACCATCTCTGTCGCGTCGCGGGATTATCGGAAGGTTCCACCGGGTCCGcggcagctgggaggaggagatgcgGTGAGCAGCATCCTCCTCCGCCAACGCCTGAGCTCAGCTTCGGGCGagacgacgaagaggaggaggaggaagacgctcCCCAGAGTTCCCctgacacattattattatcattgttattattggagaATCCACCGGACTCGTCGTCGGAGGGTTCTGAGACGCGGTGTGAGCATGACGCCAATCTGATGCCGTGCGTCGTCTTTCTGGGCGCCGTTGTCTGCCTCTCGGTGGCGTTGCAGGAACCCGGCGTCCTCTTCATCATCGGACTGCTTTGGGTCTTGCACTGGTTTTGA
- the si:ch211-167b20.8 gene encoding protein phosphatase 1 regulatory subunit 3A isoform X2: MSFLSIPSQEGLFATIRTGKSAEEAGSRSHLDDGVRHDHEDDDDDNDDDDEDDDDNGEDVRLIPRCSPVPRKRGHSIYDETAEYMRIQVALPAGKKRVFFADTTGGDLVEVKEFVAFDSDDDEEESARWEEEEAKYRKQVREPSYRVRPEFDAPAGGALLRAVRSNKVEVEQMSPSENEPLAFGGVIRVLNVSFHKAVYIRSTMDNWASHYDHPAEYVQGSHDGTTDQFSFRLSFAPPYTTHGSRIEFVVRYETSEGDYWANNSSMNYGVTLLVSYEDEMAPTNNNTLQQVKGILRPPKVYSINDVFNSQDEPEKDDDEARPPGTGLRRPAGVCPTIVQPEIDIELIEASATT; encoded by the exons atgtcttttttatcCATACCGAGTCAAGAGGGCCTTTTTGCCACGATCAGAACCGGCAAATCAGCAGAGGAGGCGGGCAGTAGGTCCCACCTGGACGACGGCGTCCGCCACGACCAtgaggacgacgacgatgacaatgatgatgatgatgaagacgacgacgacaacggcGAGGACGTGCGCCTCATCCCGAGATGCTCCCCGGTGCCCAGGAAGCGCGGCCACTCCATCTACGACGAGACCGCGGAGTACATGCGCATCCAGGTCGCGCTGCCCGCCGGGAAAAAAAGGGTGTTTTTCGCCGACACAACAGGTGGggacctggtggaggtgaaggaGTTCGTCGCCTTCGACTCGgacgacgacgaagaggagAGCGCCaggtgggaggaagaggaggcgaagTATCGAAAGCAAGTGCGGGAACCGAGCTACCGCGTGCGGCCGGAGTTTGACGCGCCCGCCGGCGGCGCCCTGCTGCGCGCGGTGCGCTCCAAtaaggtggaggtggagcagaTGTCTCCCTCAGAGAATGAGCCACTGGCCTTCGGCGGGGTGATCCGGGTCCTGAACGTCTCTTTCCACAAAGCAGTTTACATCCGATCCACCATGGACAACTGGGCTTCTCACTACGACCACCCAGCAGAGTATGTCCAGGGGTCCCACGATGGCACCACTGACCAGTTCTCCTTCAGGCTGTCTTTTGCGCCTCCTTACACCACACACGGCTCTCGCATTGAGTTTGTTGTCCGCTATGAAACCTCAGAAGGTGATTACTGGGCTAATAACTCCTCTATGAATTATGGGGTCACTCTGCTCGTCTCCTACGAAGACGAAATGGCTCCGACGAACAACAACACCTTGCAGCAAGTTAAAGGCATCCTGAGACCGCCAAAAGTTTACAG cATCAATGATGTCTTCAATTCGCAGGATGAGCCGGAGAAGGATGACG ACGAAGCGCGGCCCCCCGGGACGGGACTCCGCAGGCCGGCGGGGGTCTGCCCAACCATCGTGCAGCCCGAGATCGACATCGAG CTCATTGAAGCTTCGGCAACAACTTAG
- the tspy gene encoding testis specific protein Y-linked isoform X2: MSELTGCKQSADSASRKRCPSPGHDGGSAIPSKSTKVTDAPDAAAVTSESCRNSEAESKEIAASEGQSKDSEGKAAAVQADPGSRGASGTGAPPANHSKVDGGHDAGDSEKPQSSDARGSADDDAAKTPGTKLRPPASLDQSDSAAIAAAEALASLTAGDGEDGKETPCSSEKAKPVKQGSKLKQRGSHHSSRTGSKTQAAAADSSTSVHSTDREDADEMPEAADEGDESISGSSSTASSSFPSDNEDNDDGECAIVSVKMAPEMRQSVALLAQVQMRLEALEKKSARLHQRMELKISRQRRPHLDQRSSITKTIPGFWVTALLNHPHLSAHIDETDEDALSYMTDLEIESFKNNKLGYRIRFHFRRNPYFQNNIIMKELHLGMGGSPMSFSNPILWQRGQNLTAHSEPRKSSRGVYKTFFSWFSDHSNPGQDDVAQILKDDLYRDPLRYYLTPLWEPRENGSGGSGARAADNGNGDDCVVISDSDDEPGEEAGEAEQGRSRREEEEEEEEDEEEEEDEGDEGGGGDQEEEEDDEDEEDEDEEGTRGRSAGSDDSEQEDDEA; encoded by the exons ATGAGTGAACTGACGGGCTGCAAACAGTCCGCCGATTCTGCATCGAGGAAGCGGTGTCCATCACCCGGCCACGATGGAGGCAGCGCGATCCCCAGCAAGTCCACGAAAGTAACCGACGCACCAGACGCAGCGGCGGTCACTTCGGAAAGTTGCCGAAACAGCGAAGCCGAGAGTAAAGAAATAGCCGCGAGCGAGGGCCAATCAAAAGATAGTGAGGGAAAAGCAGCTGCCGTTCAAGCGGACCCGGGATCGCGTGGCGCGAGTGGCACCGGCGCGCCGCCGGCCAACCACTCCAAGGTGGACGGTGGCCACGACGCCGGCGACTCGGAGAAGCCGCAGTCCTCGGACGCACGCGGATCGGCGGACGACGACGCCGCGAAGACTCCGGGGACGAAGCTGCGTCCCCCGGCGAGCCTGGACCAGAGCGACTCTGCAGCCATCGCCGCCGCCGAGGCGCTCGCCAGTCTCACCGCGGGAGACGGCGAAGACGGCAAAGAGACGCCTTGCTCATCCGAAAAGGCGAAACCGGTGAAACAGGGGAGCAAGCTCAAACAACGGGGGAGCCACCACTCCTCGAGAACGGGCTCCAAGACGCAGGCAGCTGCCGCGGACAGCTCCACGTCTGTGCACAGCACCGACCGGGAGGACGCGGACGAGATGCCAGAGGCGGCAGACGAAGGGGATGAGTCGATATCCGGATCTTCCTCCACCGCGAGCTCTTCCTTCCCTTCGGACAATGAGGACAATGACGATGGCGAGTGTGCCATCGTGTCGGTCAAGATGGCCCCAGAGATGAGGCAGTCGGTGGCTCTCCTGGCGCAGGTACAGATGAGGCTGGAAGCCCTCGAGAAGAAAAGCGCCCGGCTCCACCAGCGAATGGAGCTGAAGATCAGTCGTCAGCGGCGTCCACATCTGGACCAGCGCAGCTCCATCACAAAAACCATCCCGGGCTTCTGGGTGACGGCT CTGTTGAACCATCCTCATCTCTCGGCCCACATTGACGAGACCGATGAAGATGCTCTCAGTTACATGACCGATCTCGAG ATCGAGTCCTTCAAGAATAATAAGCTGGGCTACAGAATCCGCTTCCACTTCAGACGAAACCCATATTTCCAGAACAACATCATCATGAAGGAGCTCCACCTTGGGatgggag GATCTCCCATGTCATTCTCCAACCCCATCCTGTGGCAGCGTGGACAGAACCTGACGGCCCACAGTGAACCCAGGAAGTCATCGCGTGGGGTCTACAAGACCTTTTTCAGCTGGTTCAGTGACCACAGCAACCCGGGACAGGATGATGTCGCACAG ATACTAAAGGATGACCTGTACCGGGACCCTCTGAGATACTACCTTACTCCACTGTGGGAACCGAGGGAGAACGGCAG cgGGGGGAGCGGAGCCCGAGCTGCTGACAACGGCAATGGAGACGACTGTGTCGTGATCTCCGACTCGGACGATGAGCCCGGCGAGGAAGCCGGCGAGGCGGAACAAGGCCGTAgtaggcgggaggaggaggaggaggaggaggaggacgaagaagaagaagaagacgaaggagacgaaggaggaggaggagaccaagaagaagaagaagatgatgaggatgaagaggacgaggatgaggagggcACAAGGGGACGAAGTGCTG GCTCCGACGACAGCGAGCAGGAGGACGACGAGGCCTGA
- the tspy gene encoding testis specific protein Y-linked isoform X1: MSELTGCKQSADSASRKRCPSPGHDGGSAIPSKSTKVTDAPDAAAVTSESCRNSEAESKEIAASEGQSKDSEGKAAAVQADPGSRGASGTGAPPANHSKVDGGHDAGDSEKPQSSDARGSADDDAAKTPGTKLRPPASLDQSDSAAIAAAEALASLTAGDGEDGKETPCSSEKAKPVKQGSKLKQRGSHHSSRTGSKTQAAAADSSTSVHSTDREDADEMPEAADEGDESISGSSSTASSSFPSDNEDNDDGECAIVSVKMAPEMRQSVALLAQVQMRLEALEKKSARLHQRMELKISRQRRPHLDQRSSITKTIPGFWVTALLNHPHLSAHIDETDEDALSYMTDLEIESFKNNKLGYRIRFHFRRNPYFQNNIIMKELHLGMGGSPMSFSNPILWQRGQNLTAHSEPRKSSRGVYKTFFSWFSDHSNPGQDDVAQILKDDLYRDPLRYYLTPLWEPRENGSGGSGARAADNGNGDDCVVISDSDDEPGEEAGEAEQGRSRREEEEEEEEDEEEEEDEGDEGGGGDQEEEEDDEDEEDEDEEGTRGRSADESPEEEEEDDDDGGGGEILIDGSDDSEQEDDEA, from the exons ATGAGTGAACTGACGGGCTGCAAACAGTCCGCCGATTCTGCATCGAGGAAGCGGTGTCCATCACCCGGCCACGATGGAGGCAGCGCGATCCCCAGCAAGTCCACGAAAGTAACCGACGCACCAGACGCAGCGGCGGTCACTTCGGAAAGTTGCCGAAACAGCGAAGCCGAGAGTAAAGAAATAGCCGCGAGCGAGGGCCAATCAAAAGATAGTGAGGGAAAAGCAGCTGCCGTTCAAGCGGACCCGGGATCGCGTGGCGCGAGTGGCACCGGCGCGCCGCCGGCCAACCACTCCAAGGTGGACGGTGGCCACGACGCCGGCGACTCGGAGAAGCCGCAGTCCTCGGACGCACGCGGATCGGCGGACGACGACGCCGCGAAGACTCCGGGGACGAAGCTGCGTCCCCCGGCGAGCCTGGACCAGAGCGACTCTGCAGCCATCGCCGCCGCCGAGGCGCTCGCCAGTCTCACCGCGGGAGACGGCGAAGACGGCAAAGAGACGCCTTGCTCATCCGAAAAGGCGAAACCGGTGAAACAGGGGAGCAAGCTCAAACAACGGGGGAGCCACCACTCCTCGAGAACGGGCTCCAAGACGCAGGCAGCTGCCGCGGACAGCTCCACGTCTGTGCACAGCACCGACCGGGAGGACGCGGACGAGATGCCAGAGGCGGCAGACGAAGGGGATGAGTCGATATCCGGATCTTCCTCCACCGCGAGCTCTTCCTTCCCTTCGGACAATGAGGACAATGACGATGGCGAGTGTGCCATCGTGTCGGTCAAGATGGCCCCAGAGATGAGGCAGTCGGTGGCTCTCCTGGCGCAGGTACAGATGAGGCTGGAAGCCCTCGAGAAGAAAAGCGCCCGGCTCCACCAGCGAATGGAGCTGAAGATCAGTCGTCAGCGGCGTCCACATCTGGACCAGCGCAGCTCCATCACAAAAACCATCCCGGGCTTCTGGGTGACGGCT CTGTTGAACCATCCTCATCTCTCGGCCCACATTGACGAGACCGATGAAGATGCTCTCAGTTACATGACCGATCTCGAG ATCGAGTCCTTCAAGAATAATAAGCTGGGCTACAGAATCCGCTTCCACTTCAGACGAAACCCATATTTCCAGAACAACATCATCATGAAGGAGCTCCACCTTGGGatgggag GATCTCCCATGTCATTCTCCAACCCCATCCTGTGGCAGCGTGGACAGAACCTGACGGCCCACAGTGAACCCAGGAAGTCATCGCGTGGGGTCTACAAGACCTTTTTCAGCTGGTTCAGTGACCACAGCAACCCGGGACAGGATGATGTCGCACAG ATACTAAAGGATGACCTGTACCGGGACCCTCTGAGATACTACCTTACTCCACTGTGGGAACCGAGGGAGAACGGCAG cgGGGGGAGCGGAGCCCGAGCTGCTGACAACGGCAATGGAGACGACTGTGTCGTGATCTCCGACTCGGACGATGAGCCCGGCGAGGAAGCCGGCGAGGCGGAACAAGGCCGTAgtaggcgggaggaggaggaggaggaggaggaggacgaagaagaagaagaagacgaaggagacgaaggaggaggaggagaccaagaagaagaagaagatgatgaggatgaagaggacgaggatgaggagggcACAAGGGGACGAAGTGCTG atgagagtccagaggaggaggaggaggatgatgatgatggtggaggaggagaaatttTGATTGACG GCTCCGACGACAGCGAGCAGGAGGACGACGAGGCCTGA
- the LOC119222812 gene encoding semaphorin-3F-like isoform X2 yields the protein MAVTMAASGAQLLLLALCVYRGSALQQSAPRIRLSFKELLDTRAARPFSFSFNTSDYRILLMDQDQGRLYLGSREYLVALDMHNVNKEPLIIHWPASAKRKGECQMTGKGRQGECANFVRLIEPWNRTHLYTCGTGAYQPICTFINRGWRAEDYLFRLVPGYVDSGKGKCSYDPKQENIAVLIDGNLYAGVHIDFMSTDAVLFRTMGGRTAIRTEQYDSRWLNEPVFVQIQQIPDSAERNDDKLYFFFREKSLDSSGGASPSVLARVGRVCLNDEGGQKSLVNRWTTFLKARLVCSVIGEDGVETRFDELRDVFIQPTQDERNPMVYALFTTAGSVFKGSAVCVYSMADIRNVFNGPFAHKHGHNYQWTEYTGKIPYPRPGTCPGGTFTPGIRSSKNFSDEAVNFIRAHPLMIHPVYPIHRRPLVVRTGVDYRFTALVVDQVDAVDGRYEVLFLGTDRGTVQKVIVLPKDPTSMEELTLEEVEVFRSRASVKTMKLSSKRQQLYVSSDAGLTQVSLHRCGVYGRACSDCCLARDPYCAWDGESCSAFTPSTKRRSRRQDVKHGDPLRQCRGFNAKVEKRLRETVQFGVEGSSTFLECQPRSPQASVKWLFQGEGKRKLLTRVGGVLKTNHGILLKSLNQSDAGLYHCLATENNFKHTVARVALRILDRDIVLALTEQDVDDGGGEDDEPKTLQAGTRQQSSLVSTPFPPEIRLINQYCQSYWEKLSPKQQQQQQRKRTSRRHTEGQDQGLG from the exons ATGGCTGTTACCATGGCAGCATCTGGcgcccagctcctcctgctggccCTGTGTGTTTACCGAGGCTCGGCCCTGCAGCAGTCGGCTCCGCGGATCCGCCTCTCCTTCAAAG AGCTTTTGGACACGAGGGCAGCGCGGCCTTTCAGTTTCTCCTTCAACACCAGCGACTACCGCATCCTCCTGATGGATCAGGATCAGGGCCGTCTGTACCTGGGCAGCCGCGAGTACCTGGTGGCTCTGGACATGCACAACGTCAACAAGGAGCCGCTCATC ATCCACTGGCCGGCATCTGCTAAGAGAAAGGGAGAATGTCAGATGACAGGAAAGGGAAGACAG GGGGAATGTGCCAACTTTGTGCGGCTCATAGAGCCGTGGAACCGCACCCACCTGTACACCTGTGGAACGGGGGCGTACCAGCCCATCTGCACATTCATCAACAGAGGCTGGAGGGCGGAG GACTACCTGTTTAGGCTGGTCCCTGGGTACGTGGATTCAGGGAAGGGGAAATGTTCCTATGATCCCAAACAGGAGAACATTGCCGTCCTGATCG ATGGTAACCTGTATGCGGGGGTCCATATCGACTTCATGAGTACGGACGCCGTGCTGTTCAGGACCATGGGAGGGAGAACGGCCATCAGGACGGAGCAGTACGACTCCAGGTGGCTCAACG AGCCCGTGTTTGTTCAGATCCAGCAAATCCCCGACAGTGCAGAAAGGAACGACGACAAGCTTTACTTCTTCTTCCGCGAGAAGAGCCTGGACTCCAGCGGCGGGGCGAGCCCCAGCGTTCTGGCCCGGGTGGGAAGGGTGTGCCTG AACGACGAGGGGGGCCAGAAGTCCCTGGTGAACCGCTGGACGACGTTCCTGAAGGCCCGCCTCGTCTGCTCGGTGATTGGAGAAGACGGGGTGGAGACGCGATTCGATGAACTAC GAGATGTGTTCATTCAGCCCACACAGGATGAGCGGAACCCCATGGTGTACGCTCTCTTCACCACAGCGGG CTCCGTGTTCAAGGGCTCGGCCGTCTGCGTGTACTCCATGGCGGACATCCGCAACGTCTTCAACGGGCCGTTTGCCCACAAGCACGGACACAACTACCAATGGACCGAGTACACCGGCAAGATTCCCTACCCGCGGCCCGGGACG TGTCCGGGAGGCACCTTCACTCCCGGCATCCGATCCTCCAAGAACTTTTCGGACGAGGCTGTGAATTTCATCCGAGCCCATCCCCTCATGATCCACCCGGTTTACCCCATCCACCGGCGGCCCCTGGTGGTGAGGACCGGCGTGGACTACCGCTTCACCGCCCTGGTGGTGGATCAGGTGGATGCCGTGGATGGACGCTACGAGGTCCTCTTCCTGGGGACAG ATCGGGGCACTGTCCAGAAGGTTATCGTGTTGCCAAAGGACCCGACCAGCATGGAGGAACTGACTCTAGAGGAAGTGGAGGTTTTCCGG tCCAGGGCTTCAGTCAAAACCATGAAGTTATCCTCTAAAAGA CAACAGCTGTACGTGTCCTCGGACGCGGGGCTGACCCAGGTGTCGCTGCACCGCTGCGGTGTGTACGGCAGGGCCTGCTCCGACTGCTGTCTGGCCCGAGACCCCTACTGCGCCTGGGACGGAGAGAGCTGCTCCGCGTTCACCCCGTCGACCAAGAG GAGGAGCAGACGACAGGATGTGAAGCACGGCGACCCGCTGAGGCAGTGCAGGGGCTTTAACGCCAAAG TGGAGAAACGTCTGAGGGAAACGGTGCAGTTCGGGGTGGAGGGCAGCAGCACCTTCTTGGAATGTCAGCCTCGCTCCCCCCAGGCCTCCGTCAAGTGGCTCTTCCAGGGGGAGGGCAAGAGGAAACTG CTGACCCGCGTGGGAGGTGTCCTCAAGACCAACCACGGCATCCTGCTGAAATCTCTCAACCAATCGGACGCCGGGCTGTACCACTGCCTCGCCACGGAGAACAACTTCAAGCACACGGTGGCCCGCGTGGCGCTGCGCATCCTGGACCGAGACATCGTCTTGGCTCTCACCGAGCAGGACGtggacgacggcggcggcgaggacgacgAGCCCAAGACCCTCCAAGCGGGGACGCGCCAGCAGTCGTCCCTCGTCTCCACGCCGTTCCCGCCTGAGATAAGGCTGATCAACCAGTACTGCCAGTCCTACTGGGAGAAACTCAGtcccaagcagcagcagcagcagcagcgcaagCGCACCAGCCGCAGGCACACGGAGGGCCAGGACCAAGGCCTCGGCTAG
- the LOC119222812 gene encoding semaphorin-3F-like isoform X1 has protein sequence MAVTMAASGAQLLLLALCVYRGSALQQSAPRIRLSFKELLDTRAARPFSFSFNTSDYRILLMDQDQGRLYLGSREYLVALDMHNVNKEPLIIHWPASAKRKGECQMTGKGRQGECANFVRLIEPWNRTHLYTCGTGAYQPICTFINRGWRAEDYLFRLVPGYVDSGKGKCSYDPKQENIAVLIDGNLYAGVHIDFMSTDAVLFRTMGGRTAIRTEQYDSRWLNEPVFVQIQQIPDSAERNDDKLYFFFREKSLDSSGGASPSVLARVGRVCLNDEGGQKSLVNRWTTFLKARLVCSVIGEDGVETRFDELRDVFIQPTQDERNPMVYALFTTAGSVFKGSAVCVYSMADIRNVFNGPFAHKHGHNYQWTEYTGKIPYPRPGTCPGGTFTPGIRSSKNFSDEAVNFIRAHPLMIHPVYPIHRRPLVVRTGVDYRFTALVVDQVDAVDGRYEVLFLGTDRGTVQKVIVLPKDPTSMEELTLEEVEVFRSRASVKTMKLSSKRQQLYVSSDAGLTQVSLHRCGVYGRACSDCCLARDPYCAWDGESCSAFTPSTKRSVDPPPPPSRVCWFLILILLFLRRSRRQDVKHGDPLRQCRGFNAKVEKRLRETVQFGVEGSSTFLECQPRSPQASVKWLFQGEGKRKLLTRVGGVLKTNHGILLKSLNQSDAGLYHCLATENNFKHTVARVALRILDRDIVLALTEQDVDDGGGEDDEPKTLQAGTRQQSSLVSTPFPPEIRLINQYCQSYWEKLSPKQQQQQQRKRTSRRHTEGQDQGLG, from the exons ATGGCTGTTACCATGGCAGCATCTGGcgcccagctcctcctgctggccCTGTGTGTTTACCGAGGCTCGGCCCTGCAGCAGTCGGCTCCGCGGATCCGCCTCTCCTTCAAAG AGCTTTTGGACACGAGGGCAGCGCGGCCTTTCAGTTTCTCCTTCAACACCAGCGACTACCGCATCCTCCTGATGGATCAGGATCAGGGCCGTCTGTACCTGGGCAGCCGCGAGTACCTGGTGGCTCTGGACATGCACAACGTCAACAAGGAGCCGCTCATC ATCCACTGGCCGGCATCTGCTAAGAGAAAGGGAGAATGTCAGATGACAGGAAAGGGAAGACAG GGGGAATGTGCCAACTTTGTGCGGCTCATAGAGCCGTGGAACCGCACCCACCTGTACACCTGTGGAACGGGGGCGTACCAGCCCATCTGCACATTCATCAACAGAGGCTGGAGGGCGGAG GACTACCTGTTTAGGCTGGTCCCTGGGTACGTGGATTCAGGGAAGGGGAAATGTTCCTATGATCCCAAACAGGAGAACATTGCCGTCCTGATCG ATGGTAACCTGTATGCGGGGGTCCATATCGACTTCATGAGTACGGACGCCGTGCTGTTCAGGACCATGGGAGGGAGAACGGCCATCAGGACGGAGCAGTACGACTCCAGGTGGCTCAACG AGCCCGTGTTTGTTCAGATCCAGCAAATCCCCGACAGTGCAGAAAGGAACGACGACAAGCTTTACTTCTTCTTCCGCGAGAAGAGCCTGGACTCCAGCGGCGGGGCGAGCCCCAGCGTTCTGGCCCGGGTGGGAAGGGTGTGCCTG AACGACGAGGGGGGCCAGAAGTCCCTGGTGAACCGCTGGACGACGTTCCTGAAGGCCCGCCTCGTCTGCTCGGTGATTGGAGAAGACGGGGTGGAGACGCGATTCGATGAACTAC GAGATGTGTTCATTCAGCCCACACAGGATGAGCGGAACCCCATGGTGTACGCTCTCTTCACCACAGCGGG CTCCGTGTTCAAGGGCTCGGCCGTCTGCGTGTACTCCATGGCGGACATCCGCAACGTCTTCAACGGGCCGTTTGCCCACAAGCACGGACACAACTACCAATGGACCGAGTACACCGGCAAGATTCCCTACCCGCGGCCCGGGACG TGTCCGGGAGGCACCTTCACTCCCGGCATCCGATCCTCCAAGAACTTTTCGGACGAGGCTGTGAATTTCATCCGAGCCCATCCCCTCATGATCCACCCGGTTTACCCCATCCACCGGCGGCCCCTGGTGGTGAGGACCGGCGTGGACTACCGCTTCACCGCCCTGGTGGTGGATCAGGTGGATGCCGTGGATGGACGCTACGAGGTCCTCTTCCTGGGGACAG ATCGGGGCACTGTCCAGAAGGTTATCGTGTTGCCAAAGGACCCGACCAGCATGGAGGAACTGACTCTAGAGGAAGTGGAGGTTTTCCGG tCCAGGGCTTCAGTCAAAACCATGAAGTTATCCTCTAAAAGA CAACAGCTGTACGTGTCCTCGGACGCGGGGCTGACCCAGGTGTCGCTGCACCGCTGCGGTGTGTACGGCAGGGCCTGCTCCGACTGCTGTCTGGCCCGAGACCCCTACTGCGCCTGGGACGGAGAGAGCTGCTCCGCGTTCACCCCGTCGACCAAGAGGTcagtcgacccccccccccctcccagccgtGTGTGTTGGTTCTTAATTCTGATCCTTCTTTTCCTCAGGAGGAGCAGACGACAGGATGTGAAGCACGGCGACCCGCTGAGGCAGTGCAGGGGCTTTAACGCCAAAG TGGAGAAACGTCTGAGGGAAACGGTGCAGTTCGGGGTGGAGGGCAGCAGCACCTTCTTGGAATGTCAGCCTCGCTCCCCCCAGGCCTCCGTCAAGTGGCTCTTCCAGGGGGAGGGCAAGAGGAAACTG CTGACCCGCGTGGGAGGTGTCCTCAAGACCAACCACGGCATCCTGCTGAAATCTCTCAACCAATCGGACGCCGGGCTGTACCACTGCCTCGCCACGGAGAACAACTTCAAGCACACGGTGGCCCGCGTGGCGCTGCGCATCCTGGACCGAGACATCGTCTTGGCTCTCACCGAGCAGGACGtggacgacggcggcggcgaggacgacgAGCCCAAGACCCTCCAAGCGGGGACGCGCCAGCAGTCGTCCCTCGTCTCCACGCCGTTCCCGCCTGAGATAAGGCTGATCAACCAGTACTGCCAGTCCTACTGGGAGAAACTCAGtcccaagcagcagcagcagcagcagcgcaagCGCACCAGCCGCAGGCACACGGAGGGCCAGGACCAAGGCCTCGGCTAG